The DNA segment GTACTCACTTCGCGTAGCTGGAGTTTGTGGGTCATATTGTCTACGCGTCTGTTCAATAGCACTAAAATTGAGTTGAACATCCACTTGAGCGGTATAATTTCCAATGCCCAAAATGGGCATTAAAACAGAATCAATTTTGTCTCTTAATGCCTGTTCTTGTTTTCTTTCTATATCTTGTTCTTTACGTCGCGCTGTCGCTAGAGGGTCTTGAGAACCTGAACTTAAGAGCCGTCCATGTTGGTCGGTTACCGTAACACGTGTCGGCTTCATGCCAGGAACAGCACTCCCTACCATATCAACGATAGAGTCGACCTCTTCTTGCTTTAGGCTAGAGCCTGTCGCTAAAGTAACAAACACCGTTGCAGACGCATCTTGATTGTGGCGGACAAAAACACTTTGTTGAGGCAATGCAAGTAGAACAGAAGCCTTTCGGATCTGACGCATCTGTTCAATCGCTTCGGCTAATTGTCTCTCTCGGCTGAGTTTTAACCTTTCTTTTTCAAGGCGTTGAGAAACACCAAACCCCATATCATTGAGAAGAATGTCGTCACCGGCATCACTGCTCTGATTTAGACCAGCTCGTGCCAAGTTCAATTTTAACTGACTATATTCAGCTGCTGGGATGGAAATGGTGTTGCCATCCAGTTTGTAATCTTGTTTTTGCTGATCGAGATAATCAAGAATTGGAATCAATTCTTCGGTTTCGTATGATCCGAGAGGACGCAATTCTGGCTCTTTGACCCAGAAGAAAAGCATGACAATAAGAGCAACACAGATTGAAATAGATAGAACCAATACCACTTGACGAAGCAGATCTAAATCACCCATTGCCAAATCGGCCTTTGAGGAACTTTTTTCATGCAAATCTGGGTCTTGTATTGAGCTATCCATGCCACCTGCGCCAGCCAATAATGCGCTACCACTTGAATCACTTACCGCCAAATCTGTTGATTGTTTTTCGTCAGCCACTATTTTTCACCCAACCTAAACTGGCATGTTCATTAATTGTTTATAAGATTCGACAAGCTTATTTCTAACTTGGATGGTTGCGTCAAAAGCGACGCTTGACTTATTTTTTGCGATCATGACATCGGATAGAGACACATTTTCGTCTCCTCTATCGAAACGCATTTGAACGTCACTAGATGCTTTTTGCAGAGAGTTTACGTTGTTAATGGCAGAGTTAAGTAGTTTTCCAAAATCAGCACTGACTGTCTGACTCGTTGCTAATGGATTACTATTCGATGCTTCTAGCATCATCGCCTGCATTTCGCCTTGAATTCCACTAATATTCATTTCATCTCCACCAGCCAATTTTTTGACTTTTCATTCTGATCTGAGATCAAATTTGCAATTAGCATGCCAGCAACTAGGTGCAAGCCATAATGCTAACAAACCCTTTTGCATTCTTTGTGTAAATTCATGGCTATAGCACGCTGTATAATTAAGGAACCAGCAATACAGAAATATGGATCAGACATCAAAGGG comes from the Vibrio sp. DW001 genome and includes:
- the fliE gene encoding flagellar hook-basal body complex protein FliE; its protein translation is MNISGIQGEMQAMMLEASNSNPLATSQTVSADFGKLLNSAINNVNSLQKASSDVQMRFDRGDENVSLSDVMIAKNKSSVAFDATIQVRNKLVESYKQLMNMPV
- the fliF gene encoding flagellar basal-body MS-ring/collar protein FliF; the protein is MADEKQSTDLAVSDSSGSALLAGAGGMDSSIQDPDLHEKSSSKADLAMGDLDLLRQVVLVLSISICVALIVMLFFWVKEPELRPLGSYETEELIPILDYLDQQKQDYKLDGNTISIPAAEYSQLKLNLARAGLNQSSDAGDDILLNDMGFGVSQRLEKERLKLSRERQLAEAIEQMRQIRKASVLLALPQQSVFVRHNQDASATVFVTLATGSSLKQEEVDSIVDMVGSAVPGMKPTRVTVTDQHGRLLSSGSQDPLATARRKEQDIERKQEQALRDKIDSVLMPILGIGNYTAQVDVQLNFSAIEQTRRQYDPQTPATRSEYTLEDYNNGSVVAGVPGALSNQPPADASIPQDVAQMKDGSMLGQGSVHKEATRNFELDTTISHERRQTGVIDRQTVSVAIKNRAMTNPDTGEVTYQPLSEGEINAIKQVIIGAVGFSEQRGDLLNVLSVKFAEPEFAEVTESAIWDHPNFNEWVRWAASALVIIIVVIVLIRPAMKKLLNPHDDDEAVQYGPDGLPINADGETSLIGSDIESGEAFEFGSGIDLPNLHKDEDVLKAVRALVANEPELAAQVVKNWLIADA